One Amycolatopsis sp. NBC_00355 genomic window carries:
- a CDS encoding L-fucose/L-arabinose isomerase family protein has product MSLDRITPRKTRVGLVAGGLGAYWPQFPKLLPQLQASARRVAERLSGMDCEVVDVGFVSDAQEGAAAAEKLRVAGCDLIIGFLTTYLTSSMLAPVAQRSGAPVLLLNLQPTEAMDHESFDTGAWLAYCGACPLPEMANTFRRLGVEFRSVSGYLEDTRAWTRIERWIKAAGVRAAFRTGRHGLLGHLYPGMMDVSTDPTLVSAQLGGHVEILEIDDLRVRVEKVTDSETADRVALACDVFTVDESVVDEDFAWGARVSVALDRLVEDFSLDSLAYYHRGLDGETHERVGAGFILGASLLTARGIPAVGEYELRTSLAMLLMDRLGAGGSFTELQALNFHDNVVEMGHDGPAHLGISARKPLLRGLGVYHGKRGWGVSVEFDVKQGPVTLCGLAQGLDGTFSIVASEGTVVPGPLLRIGNTTSRVDFGCDPGEWTDAWSASGIAHHWALGTGHRVAELTAVADLLGLELTVVRA; this is encoded by the coding sequence ATGTCCCTCGACCGCATCACGCCGCGCAAGACCCGCGTCGGGCTCGTCGCGGGCGGGCTCGGCGCGTACTGGCCACAGTTCCCGAAGCTGCTGCCGCAGCTGCAGGCGTCGGCCCGGCGGGTCGCCGAACGACTGTCCGGAATGGACTGCGAGGTCGTCGACGTCGGGTTCGTGTCCGACGCCCAGGAGGGCGCGGCCGCCGCGGAGAAGCTGCGGGTCGCCGGCTGCGACCTGATCATCGGCTTCCTCACGACGTACCTGACCTCCAGCATGCTGGCGCCGGTCGCCCAGCGCTCGGGGGCGCCGGTGCTGCTGCTGAACCTGCAGCCCACCGAGGCGATGGACCACGAGTCCTTCGACACCGGCGCGTGGCTGGCCTACTGCGGCGCCTGCCCGCTGCCGGAGATGGCCAACACCTTCCGGCGGCTCGGCGTCGAGTTCCGCTCGGTGTCCGGGTACCTGGAGGACACGCGCGCCTGGACGCGGATCGAGCGCTGGATCAAGGCGGCCGGCGTGCGGGCGGCGTTCCGGACCGGCCGCCACGGCCTGCTCGGGCACCTCTACCCGGGCATGATGGACGTCTCGACCGACCCGACGCTCGTGTCCGCCCAGCTCGGCGGGCACGTCGAGATCCTGGAGATCGACGACCTGCGCGTGCGCGTCGAGAAGGTGACCGACAGCGAGACGGCCGACCGCGTCGCCCTGGCCTGCGATGTGTTCACCGTGGACGAGTCCGTTGTGGACGAAGATTTCGCCTGGGGCGCTCGCGTGTCGGTCGCGCTCGACCGGCTCGTCGAGGACTTCTCACTCGACTCGCTGGCCTATTACCACCGCGGACTCGACGGCGAAACCCACGAACGCGTCGGCGCCGGGTTCATCCTCGGCGCGTCCCTGCTCACCGCCCGCGGCATCCCGGCGGTCGGCGAGTACGAGCTGCGGACGTCGCTGGCCATGCTGCTGATGGACCGGCTCGGCGCGGGCGGCTCGTTCACCGAGCTGCAGGCGCTGAACTTCCACGACAACGTGGTCGAGATGGGCCACGACGGCCCGGCGCACCTCGGCATCAGCGCCCGCAAACCGCTGCTGCGCGGCCTCGGCGTCTACCACGGCAAGCGTGGGTGGGGCGTGTCGGTGGAGTTCGACGTCAAGCAGGGTCCGGTGACGTTGTGCGGCCTGGCTCAGGGCCTCGACGGCACGTTCTCGATCGTCGCGTCCGAGGGCACGGTCGTGCCGGGGCCGCTGCTGCGGATCGGCAACACGACCTCGCGCGTCGACTTCGGGTGCGACCCGGGGGAGTGGACCGACGCGTGGTCGGCCAGCGGCATCGCGCACCACTGGGCGCTGGGCACCGGCCACCGCGTCGCCGAGCTG
- the rhaI gene encoding L-rhamnose isomerase: MTAVKQALRAQRIETPSWAYANSGTRFKVFPQPGVPRTAEEKIADAATVHRFTGIAPTVALHIPWDRVEDYGALTAYARDLGVGIGAINTNVFQDEDYKLGSVTNPEAGIRRKATDHLLEAISIMDATGSRDLKLWFSDGINYPGQDDIRDRQDRLAAALKETYDRLGDDQRILLEYKLFEPAFYATDVPDWGTSYAHCMELGEKATVCIDTGHHAPGTNIEFIVAFLLRAGKLGAFDFNSRFYADDDLMAGAADPFQLFRIMYEIVRGDALDPSYGIAFMLDQCHNIEAKIPAIIRSVLNVQEATAKALLVDRDELRVAQLAGNVLEANAVLMDAYNTDVRPLLAELREEAGLDPDPVAAYHRSGYQEKIVAERAGGTQAGWGA, from the coding sequence ATGACGGCCGTGAAACAGGCCCTGCGGGCGCAGCGCATCGAGACGCCGTCGTGGGCGTACGCCAACTCGGGCACCCGCTTCAAGGTGTTCCCGCAGCCCGGCGTCCCGCGCACGGCCGAGGAGAAGATCGCCGACGCCGCGACCGTGCACCGCTTCACCGGGATCGCGCCGACCGTGGCGCTGCACATCCCGTGGGACCGCGTCGAGGACTACGGCGCCCTCACCGCGTACGCGCGCGACCTCGGCGTCGGGATCGGCGCCATCAACACCAACGTCTTCCAGGACGAGGACTACAAGCTCGGCTCGGTGACCAACCCCGAGGCCGGGATCCGCCGCAAGGCGACCGACCACCTGCTCGAGGCGATCTCCATCATGGACGCCACGGGCTCCCGCGACCTGAAGCTGTGGTTCTCCGACGGCATCAACTACCCGGGCCAGGACGACATCCGCGACCGCCAGGACCGGCTCGCCGCGGCGCTGAAGGAGACCTACGACCGGCTCGGCGACGACCAGCGGATCCTGCTGGAGTACAAGCTGTTCGAGCCCGCCTTCTACGCCACCGACGTCCCCGACTGGGGCACGTCGTACGCGCACTGCATGGAGCTGGGCGAGAAGGCCACGGTCTGCATCGACACCGGTCACCACGCACCCGGCACGAACATCGAGTTCATCGTGGCGTTCCTGCTGCGGGCGGGGAAGCTCGGCGCGTTCGACTTCAACTCGCGCTTCTACGCCGACGACGACCTGATGGCCGGCGCGGCCGACCCGTTCCAGCTGTTCCGGATCATGTACGAGATCGTCCGGGGCGACGCGCTCGACCCGTCCTACGGCATCGCGTTCATGCTCGACCAGTGCCACAACATCGAGGCGAAGATCCCGGCGATCATCCGCTCGGTGCTCAACGTCCAGGAGGCGACGGCCAAGGCGCTGCTCGTCGACCGGGACGAGCTGCGCGTCGCCCAGCTGGCGGGCAACGTCCTCGAAGCCAACGCCGTCCTGATGGACGCCTACAACACCGACGTCCGGCCGCTGCTGGCCGAACTCCGCGAGGAAGCCGGGCTCGACCCGGACCCCGTCGCGGCCTACCACCGCAGCGGGTACCAGGAGAAGATCGTGGCCGAGCGCGCCGGCGGCACGCAGGCCGGATGGGGAGCATGA
- a CDS encoding bifunctional aldolase/short-chain dehydrogenase: MTVSEQLIARSNALGADPRNTNYAGGNTSAKGDVTDPVTGAPTEVLWVKGSGGDLGTLKESGLAVLRLDRLRSLVDVYPGVEREDEMVAAFDYCLHGRGGAAPSIDTAMHGLVEASHVDHLHPDSGIALATAADGAALTKECFGDRVAWVDWRRPGFQLGLDIAAVKEANPQAIGVILGGHGITAWGATSEECQRNSLDIIRTAEEFLAARGSAEPFGPVVPGFEALPSVERRARAAALAPVVRGLASTDQRVVGHYTDSDVVLEFLAREKLAPLAALGTSCPDHFLRTKVRPLVVDLPSSAPLDDVVARLKELHAEYRDEYRAYYERHATPDSPAMRGADPAIVLVPGVGMFSFGKDKQTARVAGEFYVNAINVMRGAESVSTYAPIAESEKFRIEYWALEEAKLQRMPKPKPLAGRIALVTGAGSGIGKAIALRLAAEGACVTIADLNTAAAEEVASEIDGLAVTADVTDAAAVQAAMDATVLAFGGIDLVVNNAGLSISKPLLETTERDWDLQHDVMAKGSFLVARAAAKAMIDQDNGGDIVYISSKNAVFAGPNNVAYGAAKADQAHQVRLLAAELGAYGIRVNGVNPDGVVQGSGIFAGGWGAQRAAVYGVEEAKLGEFYAQRTILKREVLPEHVAAAVFALTGGDLTHTTGLHVPVDAGVAAAFLR, from the coding sequence ATGACGGTGTCGGAACAGCTCATCGCGCGCAGCAACGCGCTCGGAGCCGACCCGCGGAACACCAACTACGCCGGCGGCAACACCTCGGCCAAGGGCGACGTCACCGACCCGGTGACCGGCGCGCCGACGGAGGTGCTGTGGGTCAAGGGCTCCGGCGGCGACCTCGGCACGCTCAAGGAGTCCGGGCTCGCGGTCCTGCGGCTCGACCGGCTGCGTTCCCTGGTGGACGTCTACCCGGGTGTCGAGCGCGAGGACGAGATGGTCGCCGCGTTCGACTACTGCCTGCACGGCCGGGGCGGCGCCGCACCCTCGATCGACACCGCGATGCACGGGCTCGTCGAAGCCTCGCACGTCGACCACCTGCACCCGGACTCCGGCATCGCCCTGGCCACGGCGGCCGACGGCGCCGCGCTGACCAAGGAGTGCTTCGGCGACCGCGTCGCGTGGGTCGACTGGCGGCGTCCCGGCTTCCAGCTCGGCCTGGACATCGCCGCCGTCAAGGAAGCCAACCCCCAGGCCATCGGCGTCATCCTCGGTGGCCACGGCATCACGGCGTGGGGCGCGACCTCGGAGGAGTGCCAGCGCAACTCCCTGGACATCATCCGCACGGCCGAGGAGTTCCTGGCCGCACGGGGTTCCGCCGAGCCGTTCGGTCCCGTCGTCCCCGGTTTCGAAGCGCTGCCGTCGGTCGAACGCCGGGCTCGGGCTGCCGCGTTGGCCCCGGTGGTCCGCGGGCTCGCGTCGACCGACCAGCGCGTCGTCGGGCACTACACCGACAGCGACGTCGTCCTCGAATTCCTGGCCCGCGAAAAGCTCGCGCCGCTGGCCGCGCTCGGGACGTCCTGCCCGGACCACTTCCTCCGCACCAAGGTCCGGCCGCTCGTCGTCGACCTGCCCAGCTCGGCGCCCCTGGACGACGTCGTCGCGCGGCTGAAGGAACTGCACGCCGAGTACCGCGACGAATACCGCGCCTACTACGAGCGGCACGCGACCCCGGACTCGCCCGCGATGCGCGGCGCCGACCCGGCCATCGTGCTGGTGCCCGGTGTCGGGATGTTCTCCTTCGGCAAGGACAAGCAGACGGCGCGCGTGGCGGGGGAGTTCTACGTCAACGCGATCAACGTCATGCGTGGCGCCGAGTCCGTCTCGACGTACGCCCCGATCGCCGAGAGCGAGAAGTTCCGGATCGAGTACTGGGCCCTCGAAGAAGCCAAGCTCCAGCGGATGCCGAAGCCCAAGCCCCTCGCCGGGCGGATCGCCCTGGTGACCGGCGCGGGTTCGGGCATCGGCAAGGCCATCGCGCTGCGGCTCGCCGCCGAAGGCGCCTGTGTCACGATCGCCGACCTGAACACCGCCGCGGCCGAAGAGGTGGCTTCGGAGATCGACGGTCTCGCGGTCACCGCGGATGTCACCGACGCGGCCGCCGTCCAGGCCGCGATGGACGCGACCGTGCTGGCCTTCGGCGGCATCGACCTGGTGGTCAACAACGCCGGCCTGTCCATCTCGAAGCCGCTGCTGGAGACCACCGAACGCGACTGGGACCTGCAGCACGACGTCATGGCCAAGGGCTCGTTCCTCGTGGCGCGCGCCGCGGCGAAGGCCATGATCGACCAGGACAACGGCGGCGACATCGTCTACATCTCGTCGAAGAACGCCGTGTTCGCGGGCCCCAACAACGTCGCCTACGGCGCGGCCAAGGCCGACCAGGCCCACCAGGTCCGGCTGCTGGCCGCCGAACTCGGCGCGTACGGCATCCGCGTCAACGGCGTCAACCCGGACGGCGTCGTCCAGGGCTCCGGCATCTTCGCCGGCGGCTGGGGCGCCCAACGCGCCGCGGTGTACGGCGTCGAGGAGGCGAAGCTCGGCGAGTTCTACGCCCAGCGCACCATCCTCAAGCGCGAAGTGCTGCCCGAGCACGTCGCGGCCGCGGTGTTCGCCCTCACCGGCGGCGACCTGACCCACACCACCGGCCTGCACGTGCCGGTGGACGCCGGGGTGGCCGCGGCGTTCCTGCGTTAA
- a CDS encoding ABC transporter permease, protein MNATKVAAPPRESSSDRSSWTANVFKARESGIVLALIVLVAFTATQNSRFLSGQSIRDILLGTAILAVLAVGQAVVIITRNIDLSVGSVLGLSAFAVGSLMRDNPGLPVIVAVLAGIAVGAVCGLLNGVLVRFGQVPALVVTLGTLYAFRGVSFFWAGGQQINADKLPASFLDFGTASILGIPWLVLIAVVVLVIAGIVLRSYRAGRELYAMGSSPQAAKLAGIKVGRNTSAAFLVSGALAGLAGVLFAARFGTVDAAAGTGYELNVVAAAVVGGVAVFGGSGSVWGAGLGALLLTVIGSALAVLDINQFWQQAIVGALILLAIGADRLVAVRVAKALKKRDSHV, encoded by the coding sequence GTGAACGCGACCAAGGTGGCCGCACCGCCGCGGGAGTCTTCGAGCGACCGATCGTCGTGGACGGCGAACGTGTTCAAGGCCCGCGAGTCCGGGATCGTGCTCGCGCTGATCGTGCTGGTCGCGTTCACCGCGACGCAGAACTCCCGGTTCCTGTCCGGGCAGAGCATCCGCGACATCCTGCTCGGCACGGCGATCCTCGCGGTGCTGGCCGTCGGGCAGGCGGTCGTGATCATCACCCGCAACATCGACCTGTCGGTCGGGTCCGTGCTCGGCCTCTCGGCGTTCGCCGTCGGTTCCCTGATGCGCGACAACCCGGGCCTGCCGGTGATCGTGGCGGTGCTCGCCGGGATCGCCGTCGGCGCGGTCTGCGGCCTGCTCAACGGCGTGCTCGTCCGGTTCGGCCAGGTGCCGGCGCTGGTCGTCACGCTCGGCACGCTCTACGCCTTCCGCGGGGTCAGCTTCTTCTGGGCCGGCGGCCAGCAGATCAACGCCGACAAGCTGCCTGCGTCCTTCCTGGACTTCGGCACGGCGTCGATCCTCGGGATCCCGTGGCTGGTGCTGATCGCGGTGGTCGTGCTGGTGATCGCCGGGATCGTGCTGCGCAGCTACCGCGCTGGCCGCGAGCTCTACGCCATGGGCTCCAGCCCGCAGGCGGCGAAGCTGGCCGGTATCAAGGTCGGCCGCAACACCAGCGCCGCGTTCCTGGTCAGCGGCGCACTCGCCGGCCTGGCCGGGGTGCTGTTCGCGGCGCGGTTCGGCACGGTGGACGCGGCGGCGGGCACCGGTTACGAGCTGAACGTCGTCGCCGCGGCCGTGGTCGGTGGCGTCGCGGTGTTCGGCGGCAGCGGCTCGGTCTGGGGCGCCGGCCTCGGCGCCCTGCTGCTCACGGTCATCGGCAGCGCCCTGGCCGTGCTCGACATCAACCAGTTCTGGCAGCAGGCGATCGTCGGTGCGCTGATCCTGCTCGCCATCGGCGCCGACCGGCTGGTCGCCGTGCGGGTCGCCAAGGCACTGAAGAAGAGGGATTCCCATGTCTGA
- a CDS encoding LacI family DNA-binding transcriptional regulator, with protein MTVQESGAESRAAGMKDVAAAAGVSLGTVSNVLNRPDRVSPATRAKVEAAMAELRFVRNESARQLRAGRSRVLAYVMLDGSNPFFTDVAAGMEDAADESDLSLFLCNSAHQPSREEAYLGRLEQQRVQGILITPVDPDAPLLREIARRGTPVVVVDRTPDGTEHCSVAVDDVYGGEIAVRHLIEQGHERIAFIGNHTTVGQVRDRRQGALRALAAAGLAPDRLVDLTTTALTVADGRGAGERLAGLPAAIRPTAAFCANDLVALGLLQTCATLRMRVPEDLAIVGYDDIEFAAAAAVPLTSVRQPRHRLGRTAAELLLAETTETGHEHRQVVFTPELVVRTSTLR; from the coding sequence ATGACGGTCCAGGAGTCCGGCGCCGAGTCGAGGGCGGCGGGCATGAAGGACGTCGCCGCGGCCGCGGGCGTCTCCCTCGGCACGGTGTCCAACGTGCTGAACCGGCCCGACCGCGTCAGTCCCGCCACGCGCGCGAAGGTCGAGGCCGCGATGGCCGAACTCCGCTTCGTGCGCAACGAGTCCGCGCGCCAGCTCCGCGCCGGACGCAGCCGCGTGCTGGCCTACGTGATGCTCGACGGCAGCAACCCGTTCTTCACCGACGTCGCGGCCGGCATGGAGGACGCGGCCGACGAAAGCGACCTCTCCCTGTTCCTCTGCAACAGCGCGCACCAGCCGTCCCGGGAAGAGGCCTACCTCGGCCGGCTCGAACAGCAGCGCGTGCAAGGCATCCTCATCACGCCCGTCGACCCGGACGCGCCGCTGCTGCGCGAGATCGCCCGCCGCGGCACACCGGTGGTCGTCGTGGACCGCACGCCGGATGGCACCGAGCACTGTTCCGTCGCCGTCGACGACGTCTACGGCGGCGAGATCGCCGTGCGGCACCTGATCGAGCAGGGCCACGAGCGGATCGCGTTCATCGGCAACCACACGACGGTCGGCCAGGTGCGCGACCGGCGTCAGGGCGCGTTGCGCGCGCTGGCCGCGGCCGGCCTGGCCCCGGACCGCCTGGTCGACCTCACGACGACGGCGCTGACCGTCGCCGACGGCCGCGGCGCCGGCGAGCGCCTGGCCGGCCTGCCCGCGGCGATCCGCCCGACCGCCGCGTTCTGCGCCAACGACCTGGTCGCCCTCGGCCTGCTGCAGACCTGCGCCACCCTGCGCATGCGCGTCCCGGAGGACCTGGCGATCGTGGGCTACGACGACATCGAGTTCGCCGCGGCGGCCGCGGTCCCGCTGACGTCGGTCCGCCAGCCCCGCCACCGCCTCGGCCGCACCGCCGCGGAGCTCCTGCTGGCCGAAACGACCGAAACCGGCCACGAACACCGTCAGGTCGTGTTCACCCCGGAATTGGTGGTCCGTACCTCGACCCTGCGCTGA
- a CDS encoding sugar ABC transporter ATP-binding protein has product MTRQDPGRAPLLEVRGVSKSFGAVAAVAGVSFPLHAGEAHALVGENGAGKSTIVKMLAGVHKPDDGTLLLDGEPVSFGSPADAKAAGIAVIYQEPTLFPDLSVAENIVMGRHPRKSLGRIDRAAIRAEADRLFTRLGVRIDPARPARGLSIADQQIVEIAKALSADARVLIMDEPTAALSRVEVERLFTVARTLREEGAAIMFISHRFEEITELCQRVTIMRDGKHVSTDLVADVTVDEMVHRMVGRDLDALFPKQDVEPGAVVLEVEGLAREGVFRDISFSVRAGEIVAFAGLVGSGRSEVVQAVFGVDERDAGVVRVNGKKLKAHSSRAAMNAGMALVPEDRRQQGLIMDLSIERNVTLPRSGALANFGFLSGGSERQEARHWTERLRTKYRRLGDPVGTLSGGNQQKVVLAKWLAMAPKVLIVDEPTRGIDVGTKAEVHRLMSSLAAEGVAVVMVSSELPEVLGMADRVLVMREGRIVAELPRAEATEDSVMFAAMGQGAAA; this is encoded by the coding sequence ATGACGCGGCAGGACCCGGGCCGAGCCCCTCTGCTGGAGGTGCGCGGCGTGAGCAAGTCGTTCGGCGCCGTCGCGGCGGTCGCCGGAGTGTCGTTCCCCCTGCACGCCGGGGAGGCCCACGCGCTGGTCGGGGAGAACGGCGCCGGCAAGTCCACGATCGTCAAGATGCTCGCCGGGGTGCACAAGCCCGACGACGGCACCTTGCTGCTCGACGGCGAACCGGTTTCGTTCGGCTCCCCGGCCGACGCGAAGGCCGCCGGCATCGCGGTGATCTACCAGGAACCCACTCTGTTCCCGGACCTTTCGGTCGCGGAGAACATCGTGATGGGCCGCCACCCGCGCAAGAGTCTCGGCCGCATCGACCGGGCCGCGATCCGCGCCGAAGCCGACCGGCTGTTCACCCGGCTCGGCGTCCGGATCGACCCGGCGCGCCCGGCTCGCGGCCTGTCGATCGCGGACCAGCAGATCGTGGAGATCGCCAAGGCGCTCAGCGCGGACGCCCGCGTGCTGATCATGGACGAGCCGACCGCCGCGCTGAGCCGCGTCGAGGTCGAGCGCCTGTTCACGGTCGCCCGGACGCTGCGCGAAGAAGGCGCGGCGATCATGTTCATCTCGCACCGCTTCGAGGAGATCACCGAGCTCTGCCAGCGCGTGACGATCATGCGCGACGGCAAGCACGTCTCCACGGACCTCGTCGCCGACGTCACGGTCGACGAAATGGTCCACCGCATGGTCGGGCGTGACCTCGACGCGCTGTTCCCCAAGCAGGACGTCGAACCCGGCGCCGTGGTCCTCGAAGTCGAAGGCCTGGCCCGGGAAGGCGTCTTCCGCGACATCTCCTTCTCGGTGCGCGCCGGCGAGATCGTCGCGTTCGCCGGACTCGTCGGGTCCGGGCGCTCCGAGGTCGTCCAGGCCGTGTTCGGAGTGGACGAACGCGACGCCGGAGTCGTGCGGGTCAACGGGAAGAAGCTCAAGGCGCACTCATCGCGGGCCGCGATGAACGCCGGCATGGCGCTGGTCCCCGAGGACCGGCGCCAGCAGGGCCTGATCATGGACCTCTCGATCGAGCGCAACGTGACGCTGCCGCGCTCCGGCGCCCTCGCGAACTTCGGGTTCCTGAGCGGCGGGAGCGAACGGCAGGAGGCGCGGCACTGGACCGAGCGGCTGCGCACCAAGTACCGCCGCCTCGGCGACCCCGTCGGCACGCTGTCCGGCGGCAACCAGCAGAAGGTCGTGCTGGCCAAGTGGCTCGCGATGGCGCCGAAGGTGCTGATCGTGGACGAACCGACCCGCGGCATCGACGTCGGCACGAAGGCCGAGGTGCACCGGCTGATGTCGTCGCTCGCGGCCGAAGGCGTCGCCGTCGTCATGGTGTCGTCCGAACTGCCGGAGGTGCTGGGCATGGCCGACCGCGTGCTGGTGATGCGGGAGGGGCGGATCGTCGCCGAGCTCCCGCGCGCCGAAGCCACCGAAGACTCGGTCATGTTCGCCGCGATGGGACAGGGGGCCGCCGCGTGA
- a CDS encoding ABC transporter permease: MSEPGNRLGRLFSWDAAVVLVTVVVVLVASGAVENFGTSRNFTFLLLDLLPIALIALPMTFIIVTGEIDLSVASTLGLTSAVMGSLWDAGLSIEMIIPLCVVLGAILGAVNGFFVTVLKLPALAVTIGTLALYRGLAFVVLGDGAVADFPRDYTSWVTGTIGDGPIPNVLIPLIVVAALFGLVLHATPIGRSVFAAGAGEQAARFAGIRTGRLKFWLYVVSGAVAGVAGVLWTLRYSSARADNGFGLELAVVAAVLLGGVSIFGGKGTLPGVLAGVVLLASLQNALRLQDVSNEALNIVTGVLLIVSVLLPNIVSSARTALRRRNRATAPGAVSPER; encoded by the coding sequence ATGTCTGAACCCGGGAACCGGCTCGGCAGGCTGTTCAGCTGGGACGCCGCCGTCGTGCTCGTGACGGTGGTCGTGGTGCTGGTGGCCTCCGGCGCCGTCGAGAACTTCGGCACCAGCCGCAACTTCACCTTCCTGCTGCTCGACCTGCTGCCGATCGCGCTGATCGCGTTGCCGATGACGTTCATCATCGTCACCGGCGAGATCGACCTCTCGGTGGCGAGCACGCTCGGGCTGACGTCCGCGGTGATGGGCTCGCTGTGGGACGCGGGCCTGTCGATCGAGATGATCATCCCGCTGTGCGTCGTGCTCGGCGCGATCCTCGGCGCCGTGAACGGCTTCTTCGTCACGGTCCTGAAACTGCCCGCCCTCGCCGTCACGATCGGCACGCTCGCGCTGTACCGCGGCCTGGCGTTTGTCGTCCTCGGCGACGGCGCCGTGGCCGACTTCCCGCGCGACTACACGAGCTGGGTCACCGGGACCATCGGCGACGGCCCGATCCCGAACGTCCTGATCCCGCTGATCGTGGTGGCGGCCCTGTTCGGTCTCGTGCTGCACGCGACGCCGATCGGCCGCAGCGTCTTCGCGGCCGGTGCCGGCGAGCAGGCCGCGCGGTTCGCCGGGATCCGCACCGGGCGGCTGAAGTTCTGGCTCTACGTCGTGAGCGGCGCGGTCGCCGGGGTCGCCGGGGTGCTGTGGACGCTGCGCTACTCCAGCGCCCGCGCCGACAACGGCTTCGGCCTCGAACTCGCCGTCGTGGCCGCCGTCCTGCTGGGCGGCGTGTCCATCTTCGGCGGCAAGGGTACCCTGCCCGGCGTCCTCGCCGGCGTGGTGCTGCTGGCCTCCCTGCAGAACGCCCTGCGCCTGCAGGACGTCTCGAACGAGGCGCTCAACATCGTGACCGGCGTGCTCCTGATCGTGTCGGTCCTGCTCCCCAACATCGTGTCCTCGGCCCGAACGGCGCTCCGGCGCCGGAACCGGGCCACAGCTCCCGGCGCGGTATCCCCAGAAAGGTGA
- a CDS encoding L-rhamnose mutarotase, producing the protein MPRYCFCLQVKPERAAEYAERHRAVWPEMRQALRDSGWHNYSLFLREDGLLIGYVEADDLAAAQAAMARTEVNTRWQAEMAEFFTGLDGGPPDEGFRLLQEVFHLETTSVREGQ; encoded by the coding sequence ATGCCCCGATACTGCTTCTGCCTCCAGGTGAAGCCCGAGCGTGCCGCCGAGTACGCCGAGCGGCACCGCGCGGTGTGGCCGGAGATGCGGCAGGCCCTGCGCGACAGCGGCTGGCACAACTACTCGCTCTTCCTGCGCGAGGACGGCCTGCTCATCGGCTACGTCGAAGCCGATGACCTCGCCGCCGCCCAGGCCGCGATGGCCCGCACCGAGGTCAACACCCGCTGGCAGGCGGAGATGGCGGAGTTCTTCACCGGCCTCGACGGCGGCCCACCCGACGAAGGGTTCCGGCTGCTGCAAGAGGTCTTCCACCTCGAAACCACCTCCGTCCGGGAAGGACAGTGA
- the rhaS gene encoding rhamnose ABC transporter substrate-binding protein, whose product MSRRFITGAVSAGLVLVLAACSGTTKNDSTDAGAQQSTAAANPNAAAKEGVKMAFLPKQLNNPYSDIEVSGGKTALDELKGEYKLVGPNDASASSQVSYINTLIQQQQNVIGIAANDPNAVCPSLNQARSAGIKVVAFDSDAAKDCRDVFINQATTQGIGEALAKQAKDLSGGSGEIAVLSATPNATNQNAWIEVLKKELAKPDYAGLKLDKIAYGNDDDQKSFQEAQGLLQSFPNLKVIVSPTTVGIAAAARYVSSSSYKGKVAVTGLGTPNQMRAFVKDGTVKQFALWNPADIGYLAAYAGVALSSGQISGKEGEKFKAGKLGEYTIGASGEIVLGPPTTFDANNIDKFNF is encoded by the coding sequence ATGTCCCGACGGTTCATCACCGGCGCAGTGTCGGCCGGGCTGGTGCTCGTGCTGGCCGCCTGCAGCGGCACCACGAAGAACGACAGCACCGACGCCGGTGCCCAGCAGTCCACGGCGGCGGCGAACCCGAACGCCGCGGCCAAGGAGGGCGTCAAGATGGCGTTCCTCCCCAAGCAGCTCAACAACCCCTACAGCGACATCGAGGTCAGCGGCGGCAAGACCGCGCTCGACGAGCTGAAGGGCGAGTACAAGCTGGTCGGCCCGAACGACGCGAGCGCGTCGTCGCAGGTCAGCTACATCAACACGCTGATCCAGCAGCAGCAGAACGTGATCGGCATCGCCGCGAACGACCCGAATGCGGTCTGCCCGTCGCTCAATCAAGCCCGCAGCGCCGGCATCAAGGTCGTCGCCTTCGACTCCGACGCCGCCAAGGACTGCCGCGACGTCTTCATCAACCAGGCCACCACCCAGGGCATCGGCGAGGCGCTGGCCAAGCAGGCCAAGGACCTCTCCGGCGGCTCCGGCGAGATCGCGGTCCTGTCCGCGACGCCGAACGCCACCAACCAGAACGCCTGGATCGAGGTCCTCAAGAAGGAGCTCGCCAAGCCGGACTACGCGGGCCTGAAGCTGGACAAGATCGCCTACGGCAACGACGACGACCAGAAGTCGTTCCAGGAGGCCCAGGGCCTGCTGCAGTCGTTCCCGAACCTCAAGGTGATCGTCTCGCCGACCACCGTGGGCATCGCGGCCGCCGCGCGCTACGTCAGCTCGTCGAGCTACAAGGGCAAGGTCGCGGTGACCGGGCTCGGCACGCCGAACCAGATGCGCGCGTTCGTCAAGGACGGCACCGTGAAGCAGTTCGCGCTCTGGAACCCGGCCGACATCGGCTACCTCGCCGCCTACGCCGGCGTCGCGCTCAGCTCCGGCCAGATCAGCGGCAAGGAAGGCGAGAAGTTCAAGGCCGGCAAGCTCGGTGAGTACACCATCGGCGCGAGCGGTGAGATCGTCCTCGGCCCGCCGACGACCTTCGACGCGAACAACATCGACAAGTTCAACTTCTGA